A window of Solanum stenotomum isolate F172 chromosome 3, ASM1918654v1, whole genome shotgun sequence contains these coding sequences:
- the LOC125858319 gene encoding transcription factor SPEECHLESS, translating into MDGDQSLSDLFEDSECDIFSILEALEGGGGGGGGGGSSSINSEFYNNTNNQTTTTTTTTTSDEITGLVSEEGRKRKLVSQKSTGSSATLQEEETHEADTPSSKRQNLAAVISGGIENKISHITVERNRRKQMNEHLSVLRTLMPCFYAKRGDQASIIGGVVDYINELQQVLQSLEAKKQRKVYSEVLSPRILPPQLVPISPRLITPSPLSPRKPPLSPRMNLPISPRTPQPTSPYKPNKANKTLEPSPTTSSNSSIDSHVNNELAANSKSAIADVEVKFSGANVILKTVSPRIPGQAVKIIAALEHLALEILHVSISTIDGTMLNSFTIKIGIECQLSAEELAHQIQQTFC; encoded by the exons ATGGATGGTGACCAAAGTTTATCTGATTTATTTGAAGATTCTGAATGTGATAtcttcagtattttagaggctttaGAAGgcggtggaggtggaggtggaggtggaggtagTAGTAGTATTAATTCggaattttataataataccAACAACCAGACTACAACGACGACGACGACGACAACCTCTGATGAAATTACGGGTTTGGTGTCTGAAGAAGGGAGGAAGAGGAAGTTAGTTTCTCAAAAATCTACGGGTTCGAGTGCAACTTTACAAGAAGAGGAAACTCATGAAGCTGATACACCAAGTAGTAAGAGGCAAAATTTAGCGGCGGTTATAAGTGGTGGGATAGAAAATAAGATTTCTCATATAACAGTTGAAAGGAACCGCCGCAAACAAATGAATGAACATCTATCTGTGCTACGCACTTTGATGCCTTGTTTTTATGCTAAACGA GGTGATCAAGCATCAATAATTGGTGGGGTTGTTGATTACATAAACGAGCTACAACAAGTTCTCCAATCCTTAGAAGCCAAGAAACAACGCAAAGTTTATAGTGAAGTTTTAAGTCCAAGAATACTACCACCACAACTAGTCCCAattagtccaagactaataacACCTTCACCATTAAGTCCAAGAAAACCACCACTTAGCCCCAGAATGAACTTACCAATTAGCCCAAGAACCCCACAACCCACAAGTCCATATAAGCCTAATAAAGCTAACAAGACACTTGAACCATCTCCTACTACTTCATCAAATTCTTCCATTGATAGTCATGTCAATAATGAACTGGCTGCTAATTCAAAATCAGCCATTGCTGACGTGGAGGTGAAATTCTCTGGCGCGAATGTCATATTGAAGACCGTTTCTCCACGTATTCCTGGCCAGGCTGTGAAGATCATTGCTGCTTTAGAACATCTCGCACTTGAAATACTCCATGTTAGCATCAGTACTATTGATGGTACCATGCTCAACTCCTTCACCATTAAG ATTGGAATTGAATGCCAACTTAGTGCTGAAGAACTGGCTCATCAGATTCAGCAGACATTCTGCTAA